The Acidobacteriota bacterium DNA segment TCCGCCGCTTCTTCCGGCACCAGAACCCCCACGCGCCCGGGGGCAGCCAGCCGCAGGTGCAGCAGGCCGGGTCGGGTTTCTTCTTCACGACGGACGGCTACATCCTCACCAACAAGCACGTCATCGAGAACGGCGACACCTTCCGCATCCAGACGAACGACGGGGACCTGCTCGACGCGGAGCTGGTGGGAACCGATCCCTACCTCGATTTCGCCGTGCTGAAGGTCGATGCGGACCGCGAGTTTCCCGCCCTGCCTCTCGGGGATTCCGAGTCGCTGCGCGTGGGCGAGTGGGTGGTCGCGATCGGCCATCCGCTGATCTTCAACTACTCCGTGACGGTCGGTGTGGTGAGCGGAAAGGGCCGGCGGATCGCCGACAACCCGGGGGAGCTGGGGGAGTACATCCAGACCGACGCGGCGATCAACTTCGGCAACTCGGGCGGCCCGCTGCTCAACTCGCGGGGAGAGGTGGTCGGCATCAACACCGCCATCATCCGGAACGGCCGCGTCGCGTTCGGCGAGGAGCAGCTCGTCGAGGGCATCAGCTTCGCCCTGCCGATCACTCCCGTGCGCCACGTGCTCGAGCAGATCGTGCGCACCGGCACGGTCAAGCGCGGCTTCCTCGGTGTGACCGTGAGTCCGGTCGACCGGCTGGTGGCCCGTTACTACGGTCTGGAGAAGCCCCGCGGCGCGGTGGTCGAGGCGGTGACCGAGGGGATGCCGGCGGCCGAGGCGGGCCTTCGCCCCGGGGACATCGTCCTGGAGGTCGAAGGACAGCCGATCGCCGACAGCTCGAGCCTGGTCCGCGTGATCAGCGACCATGCTCCGGGCGACAAGGTCGAGCTCGTGATCTGGCGCGACAACTCCGAGCACCGCCTCGTGGTGGAGCTCGCCGAGCGTCCGGTGAGTCCTTCCGAAGCGAGCGGGGCCCCCGAGGAGAGCCGGGAGGAGGCCGAGCCCGAGTCGGAGTCCGGTCTCGGCTTCACCGTCGAGGCTCCCAGCGCGGAGGACCGCGAGGAACTGGCGGACCGCGGCCTCGAAGGCGTGTGGATCACCGACGTCGAGCCGAACTCCTCCGCCGCCGACCGCGGCATCCGGCCGGGTCTTCTGCTGATGGAGCTGAACGGCCGGCCGATCCGTTCGGTGGAGGACTATCGGCGGGCGGTGGAAGAGATCGCGTCCGGGAGCGTGGTGCGCGCGCGCGTCGCCGATCCGGGGCGCTCCGAAGCGCTCGTCTTCTTCGAGGCGCCATGAGCGGTCTGCGAGGCGGGGACGCCGGCCGGGCGACGCTCCTCGTCGTCGACGACGAGGCGGCGAACCGCCTCGCGCTCCGGGAGGTGCTCGAGTACGCCGGGTACGAGGTGCTCGAGGCGGCGGACGGCGCCGAGGGCGTCCGGAAGGCGATCGCCCAGCGTCCGGACGCCATTCTTCTCGACATCCGCATGCCGGGTCTCGACGGGATGGAAGCCCTGAAGAAGATCCGCGCATCCCTCCCGGAGGTTCCCGTCCTGATGATCTCGGGGCATGGGACGATCGCCACCGCGGTCGAGGCGCTCCGGCTCGGTGCCGAGGACTTCCTCGAAAAGCCGCTGGAGCGGGAGGTGGTGCTGCGGAGACTGGCACGGGCGCTCGAGCGGCGCCGGCTGGAGGCGGAGGCGCGCGCCCGGCAGGCGGACGACGAGGCGCGGTGGCGTCTCGTCGGCAGCAGCGAGGCGATGCAGCGGGTGCGGCGGATGATCGAGCGCGCGGGACCGACCCAGGCGACGGTACTCGTGACCGGAGAGTCGGGAACGGGCAAGGAGCTGGTCGCGCGCGCGATCCACCGCGCGTCGCGGAGGCGCGAGCGCCCGTTCGTGAAGGTCAACTGCGCGGCCATTCCGGACGAGCTGATCGAGTCGGAGCTGTTCGGCCACGAGAAGGGCGCCTTCACCGGCGCCTCCTCGCGCCAGGAGGGCCGTTTCGTCCGCGCACACCGCGGAACCATCTTCCTCGACGAAGTCGGCGACATGTCGCTGCGGACGCAGGCGAAGGTGCTCCGGGCGCTTCAGGACGGCGAGGTCGAGCCGCTGGGGGCGGGGAAGACGGTCCGCGTCGACGTGAGGGTCATCGCCGCCACCAACAAGGACCTGCGGGAGGAGATCGAGAAGGGCCGATTCCGGGAGGATCTCTACTACCGCCTCAACGTCCTGCCGATCCATCTGCCCCCCCTGCGCGAGCGCCGCGAGGATATTCCCGAGCTGGTGGAACACCTGACGGCTCTCATCTGCCGCGAGAACAATTTCAAGCCTCGCCGGTTCACCCGCGAGGCTCTGGCGGAGCTCGCATCGCGGCCATGGCCCGGGAACGTCCGGGAGCTGCGGAACCTCCTCGAGCGGGCGATCGTCCTCGCGCCCGGTGACACCATCGACGTTGAGGACCTGCCGCGACCCGACGACCGGAGGGGAGGCCGGGAGGAGAGCTTCTTCGACGCCGAGACGCTCAGGGAGTTCAAGGAGCGCGCCGAGCGGGCTTTCCTCCTGCGCAAGCTGGAAGAAAACGACTGGAACATCACCCGTACCGCACAGGCCATCGGGACGCCGCGTTCGAATCTCTACAAGAAACTCGAGCACCACGAGCTGGAACGGCTGGCCGCCAACAAGAGGAGCGAGACACCATGAAGAGGACCACGCATCGGCGTTGCGCGCTCGTTTCGACCGCTTTCCTCCTGGCGATCGTCCCCGTCCCGGGCGGAGCGACGGAGGCGGAGGCCGGCGGCGCTCCCGCGCCGCCAGCCGAAACGGGTGTCCAGGGGCGCGTCGTTCCGCTCACCCCCGAGGTCCGCGAGAAACTCGATGCGCTGCGCCGCGAGGTCGAGCAGCACCCGGACGACGCCGTCGCCCGGGCCCGCTACGGGCGGCTGCTGGTGGCCACCGGCCAGGTCGAGCGGGGGATGGAGCTGCTGGTCGAGGCGCTCGGCAAGGCCCCCGACGACCCGCAGGTGCGCCTCCTCTACGCCAAGGGGCTGTGGAAGGCCGGCGACACGGAGAAGGCGGTGGACGAGGCGCTGCGTGTGGCCCGGTCGCCGCTCGCCTCTCCGGACCAGGTGGCAGAGGCCTATTTCGTCGCCGGCGACGCGCGCATCCACGTCAAGGACGTCGAGAAGGGCGAGGAATACCTCAAGAAAGCCCTCGCCGCGAAGCCGGATCAT contains these protein-coding regions:
- a CDS encoding PDZ domain-containing protein encodes the protein MSRPEFVGKGLMMGAAVIAGAVLAAVVPPVERAADGLKLAPPPREAPAAALPSFADLVERAIPSVVKVTSRKAVTEPEGGSLFDNPLFRRFFRHQNPHAPGGSQPQVQQAGSGFFFTTDGYILTNKHVIENGDTFRIQTNDGDLLDAELVGTDPYLDFAVLKVDADREFPALPLGDSESLRVGEWVVAIGHPLIFNYSVTVGVVSGKGRRIADNPGELGEYIQTDAAINFGNSGGPLLNSRGEVVGINTAIIRNGRVAFGEEQLVEGISFALPITPVRHVLEQIVRTGTVKRGFLGVTVSPVDRLVARYYGLEKPRGAVVEAVTEGMPAAEAGLRPGDIVLEVEGQPIADSSSLVRVISDHAPGDKVELVIWRDNSEHRLVVELAERPVSPSEASGAPEESREEAEPESESGLGFTVEAPSAEDREELADRGLEGVWITDVEPNSSAADRGIRPGLLLMELNGRPIRSVEDYRRAVEEIASGSVVRARVADPGRSEALVFFEAP
- a CDS encoding sigma-54-dependent Fis family transcriptional regulator, yielding MSGLRGGDAGRATLLVVDDEAANRLALREVLEYAGYEVLEAADGAEGVRKAIAQRPDAILLDIRMPGLDGMEALKKIRASLPEVPVLMISGHGTIATAVEALRLGAEDFLEKPLEREVVLRRLARALERRRLEAEARARQADDEARWRLVGSSEAMQRVRRMIERAGPTQATVLVTGESGTGKELVARAIHRASRRRERPFVKVNCAAIPDELIESELFGHEKGAFTGASSRQEGRFVRAHRGTIFLDEVGDMSLRTQAKVLRALQDGEVEPLGAGKTVRVDVRVIAATNKDLREEIEKGRFREDLYYRLNVLPIHLPPLRERREDIPELVEHLTALICRENNFKPRRFTREALAELASRPWPGNVRELRNLLERAIVLAPGDTIDVEDLPRPDDRRGGREESFFDAETLREFKERAERAFLLRKLEENDWNITRTAQAIGTPRSNLYKKLEHHELERLAANKRSETP
- a CDS encoding tetratricopeptide repeat protein — its product is MKRTTHRRCALVSTAFLLAIVPVPGGATEAEAGGAPAPPAETGVQGRVVPLTPEVREKLDALRREVEQHPDDAVARARYGRLLVATGQVERGMELLVEALGKAPDDPQVRLLYAKGLWKAGDTEKAVDEALRVARSPLASPDQVAEAYFVAGDARIHVKDVEKGEEYLKKALAAKPDHPGALLNLGMLYVKTERPQEGYELIQRAGKAAPDNPRILSTVAMAHEWQGKLDAALETWIRVSELVPGRADVLRRVAQTHFALGHYEDAARYFAEAIEAAPVDGSLHLAYATTLLRLERLDEAEKEARKAADLGVNAEPILGAIAARRGSEPAGPH